The Rhodoferax sediminis genome has a segment encoding these proteins:
- a CDS encoding MFS transporter, whose amino-acid sequence MRSELGPVIAAHICLHAAMTGARMAAPLFALGHGYGKAAAGVLVALFAATQIFLSLPAGRFADRNGLKKPVRLSVVVTSLGVGLAAIWPVFPVLCVTALLCGGAVGAATIALQRHVGRMAASPRELRQVFAWISVAPAASGFLGPLAAGLMIDHGGYRPAFALLAALPLLAGVLLLRVRELPIEGAPAGQKTAAWDLLRDPGLRRLLIMNWFMNSSWDLHGFMVPLLGHERGLPASVIGSILGSFAIGAAIVRVLIPVFARRVREWALITGATAVAGLGFLLYPFTPSAATMGLCSVAIGAALGLVQPMVMSMLHQITPRHRHGEALAVRLILVNLSSVGMPMMFGAVGGVLGASGVFWAMGTIIGVGSHLGTGLRHLGEDAAEP is encoded by the coding sequence CTGCGCTCGGAACTCGGCCCCGTCATCGCGGCGCACATCTGCCTGCACGCCGCCATGACCGGGGCGCGCATGGCCGCGCCGCTGTTCGCCTTGGGCCATGGCTACGGCAAGGCCGCCGCCGGCGTGCTGGTGGCGCTGTTCGCTGCGACCCAGATTTTCCTGTCGCTGCCGGCCGGGCGTTTCGCCGACCGGAACGGGCTGAAGAAGCCGGTGCGGCTAAGCGTGGTGGTCACGTCGCTGGGCGTCGGCCTCGCGGCAATCTGGCCGGTCTTTCCCGTGCTGTGCGTGACGGCCCTGCTCTGCGGCGGCGCGGTCGGCGCGGCAACCATCGCGCTGCAGCGCCACGTCGGCCGCATGGCGGCGAGCCCCCGCGAGTTGCGCCAGGTGTTCGCCTGGATCTCCGTCGCGCCGGCCGCCTCCGGCTTCCTGGGCCCGCTCGCGGCGGGCCTCATGATCGACCATGGCGGCTATCGTCCGGCCTTCGCGCTGCTCGCGGCGCTGCCGCTGCTGGCCGGGGTGCTGCTGCTGCGCGTGCGCGAACTGCCGATCGAAGGCGCACCGGCTGGGCAGAAGACGGCGGCCTGGGACCTGCTGCGCGATCCCGGCCTGCGGCGGCTGTTGATCATGAACTGGTTCATGAACTCCTCCTGGGATCTGCACGGCTTCATGGTGCCGCTGCTCGGGCACGAGCGAGGCCTGCCGGCTTCGGTGATCGGCAGCATCCTGGGCAGCTTCGCCATCGGCGCGGCCATCGTGCGCGTGTTGATCCCGGTGTTCGCCCGCCGGGTGCGCGAGTGGGCGCTGATCACCGGCGCCACCGCCGTGGCGGGCCTGGGCTTCCTGCTCTATCCCTTCACGCCTTCGGCGGCCACCATGGGCCTGTGCTCGGTCGCCATCGGCGCGGCGCTCGGGCTGGTGCAGCCGATGGTCATGAGCATGCTGCACCAGATCACGCCCAGGCACCGCCACGGCGAGGCTCTCGCCGTGCGGCTGATCCTGGTCAACCTGTCCAGCGTCGGCATGCCCATGATGTTCGGTGCGGTGGGCGGCGTGCTGGGCGCGAGCGGCGTGTTCTGGGCAATGGGCACGATCATCGGCGTGGGTAGCCACCTGGGCACGGGGCTGCGCCACCTCGGGGAGGACGCGGCAGAGCCGTAG
- a CDS encoding Bug family tripartite tricarboxylate transporter substrate binding protein — translation MPNVPTIAEQGVPGYSDYLWLGLLAPAGTPKDVLAKLSDTLHYALNTKELQDRMRDDGAEPMIMSPDEYNEFLKRDVAH, via the coding sequence CTGCCGAATGTGCCCACGATCGCCGAACAGGGCGTGCCGGGCTACAGCGATTACCTCTGGCTCGGCCTGCTGGCGCCGGCCGGCACGCCGAAGGACGTCTTGGCCAAGCTGTCGGATACGCTGCACTATGCCCTGAACACCAAGGAGCTGCAGGACCGCATGCGCGACGACGGCGCCGAGCCCATGATCATGTCGCCGGACGAGTACAACGAGTTCCTGAAGCGCGACGTGGCGCACTGA
- a CDS encoding Bug family tripartite tricarboxylate transporter substrate binding protein: MKHRFIHSLLALGIALATSAAVAADAFPSHPIRIVVNTAPGGLTDITTRLVAQKMSENLGQSVIVENRAGGDGLIGIRAVKQARADGYTLLGTASTIAIQPAVKLDPGYDLLKDFTGVGPMSQSPLLIVEATSQSDKTLGDLMARVKANPNKLTYASAGVGTTTHLAAALFLQESGLKMMHVPYKGNGAAFPDVLSGRVTIIFDAYGSSAAQVKGGKLRALAVTSKKRLSAMPEMPTVAEQGIPNYSYELWLGIVAPAGTPKDVVQRLSQALHSATSSKEVQERLHEWGSEPMQQTPEEFTQLLRADLARYSKLVADLSIPKQ; the protein is encoded by the coding sequence ATGAAACACCGCTTCATCCATTCGCTGCTTGCGCTGGGCATTGCCCTCGCCACGTCGGCCGCCGTCGCGGCCGACGCGTTCCCCTCGCACCCCATTCGCATCGTCGTGAACACTGCGCCGGGCGGCCTCACCGACATCACCACGCGCCTGGTCGCGCAGAAGATGAGCGAAAACCTGGGTCAGTCGGTCATAGTCGAAAACCGCGCCGGCGGTGACGGCCTGATCGGCATCCGGGCGGTGAAGCAGGCGCGAGCCGACGGCTACACGCTCCTCGGAACCGCCTCCACGATCGCCATCCAGCCCGCGGTGAAGCTGGACCCGGGCTACGATCTGCTGAAGGACTTCACCGGCGTCGGCCCAATGTCGCAGTCGCCGCTGCTGATCGTGGAGGCCACCAGCCAGAGTGACAAGACGCTCGGCGACCTGATGGCGCGGGTCAAGGCTAACCCGAATAAGCTGACCTACGCATCGGCGGGTGTCGGCACCACCACGCACCTCGCGGCAGCCCTGTTCCTGCAGGAAAGCGGCCTGAAGATGATGCATGTCCCGTACAAGGGCAACGGCGCTGCGTTCCCGGACGTGCTCTCCGGCCGCGTCACCATCATCTTCGATGCCTATGGCAGCAGCGCCGCGCAGGTCAAGGGCGGCAAGCTGCGGGCGCTCGCTGTCACGTCGAAGAAGCGGCTGTCCGCCATGCCGGAAATGCCGACCGTCGCCGAGCAAGGTATTCCCAACTACAGCTACGAGCTGTGGCTCGGCATCGTCGCCCCCGCCGGCACGCCGAAAGACGTCGTGCAGCGCCTGTCGCAGGCGCTGCACAGCGCGACCTCCAGCAAAGAAGTGCAGGAGCGGCTGCACGAATGGGGTTCGGAGCCGATGCAGCAGACACCCGAAGAATTCACCCAGTTGCTGCGCGCCGACCTCGCCCGGTACTCGAAGCTGGTGGCGGATCTCAGCATTCCCAAGCAGTAA
- a CDS encoding aldehyde dehydrogenase family protein: MDWLRSGPKQLLIGGRWVPALSGKTFETIDPATEESLGHVAEAAAADVDLAVAAARRAFEAPTWSGISPHARARFLLKIAEAVEQNAEELAVLEALDVGAPLAFAQRHVAHVAETFRYYAGWPTKILGTTNPTDGSRFIYMLREPMGVCALINAWNVPLVMAATKIAPALACGNTVVLKPAEQTPLTTLRLAELIEEIGLPSGVLNVVPGYGAKAGAAMSAHPDIDKIAFTGSTAVGRQIMQAAAGNMKKVTLELGGKSPNIVFPDADLDRAVETAVVAFCRNSGQICSAGTRLFVHESLQDEVTERVAKLAATYKVGSPFDPNTNMGPLISGRQMGRVLSYMDAGRSEGARLTLGGARIGDVGYFVQPTVFASVSNRMTIAREEIFGPVLSIIPFKDEDDAVLQGNDTEYGLAAAVWTRDASRAHRVARALKAGRVWINTYAESDPVMSMGGYKQSGFGREMGAESIEAYTQTKSVLMRL, encoded by the coding sequence ATGGACTGGCTGCGGTCCGGACCCAAGCAGCTGCTGATCGGCGGGCGCTGGGTCCCGGCCCTGTCCGGCAAGACCTTCGAGACCATTGACCCCGCCACCGAGGAATCATTGGGACACGTCGCGGAAGCGGCGGCCGCCGATGTCGACCTCGCAGTGGCCGCCGCGCGCCGCGCCTTCGAGGCGCCGACCTGGAGCGGCATCTCGCCGCATGCGCGCGCCCGCTTCCTGCTGAAGATCGCCGAGGCGGTGGAGCAGAACGCCGAGGAACTCGCGGTGCTGGAGGCGCTGGACGTCGGCGCGCCGCTGGCCTTCGCGCAGCGCCACGTGGCCCATGTGGCGGAGACCTTCCGCTACTACGCCGGCTGGCCGACCAAGATCCTCGGCACCACCAATCCCACCGACGGCTCCCGCTTCATCTACATGCTGCGCGAACCGATGGGCGTGTGCGCCCTGATCAACGCCTGGAACGTGCCGCTGGTGATGGCCGCCACCAAGATCGCGCCCGCGCTTGCCTGCGGCAACACGGTGGTACTAAAGCCGGCGGAGCAGACGCCGCTGACGACGCTGCGGCTGGCGGAGCTGATCGAGGAGATCGGCCTGCCGTCCGGCGTGCTGAACGTGGTGCCGGGATATGGTGCCAAGGCCGGCGCGGCCATGTCGGCGCACCCGGACATCGACAAGATCGCCTTCACCGGTTCCACCGCCGTCGGCCGCCAGATCATGCAGGCTGCGGCCGGCAACATGAAGAAGGTGACCCTGGAGCTGGGTGGCAAATCGCCGAACATCGTCTTCCCCGATGCCGACCTGGACCGCGCCGTGGAGACCGCGGTGGTCGCGTTCTGCCGCAACTCCGGGCAGATCTGCTCGGCGGGCACCCGCCTGTTCGTGCACGAGAGCCTGCAGGACGAAGTGACCGAACGGGTGGCGAAGCTCGCCGCCACCTACAAGGTGGGCTCGCCGTTCGACCCCAACACCAACATGGGCCCGCTGATCTCCGGCCGCCAGATGGGCCGCGTGTTGTCGTACATGGATGCGGGCCGCAGCGAAGGCGCGCGGCTCACCCTGGGCGGTGCGCGGATCGGCGATGTCGGTTATTTCGTGCAGCCCACAGTGTTCGCCTCGGTGTCCAACAGGATGACCATCGCGCGCGAGGAGATTTTCGGCCCGGTGCTGTCGATCATCCCCTTCAAGGATGAAGACGACGCCGTCCTGCAAGGCAACGACACCGAATACGGCCTGGCCGCGGCCGTGTGGACGCGCGACGCGAGCCGCGCGCACCGCGTGGCGCGCGCGCTGAAGGCCGGCCGCGTCTGGATCAACACCTATGCGGAGAGCGATCCTGTGATGTCCATGGGCGGCTACAAGCAGTCCGGCTTCGGCCGCGAGATGGGCGCGGAGTCCATCGAGGCCTACACCCAGACCAAGTCCGTCCTCATGCGGCTGTAA
- a CDS encoding GMC family oxidoreductase, with protein sequence MITSTDTYDYIIVGAGSAGCAVARRLSDDPQLRVLLLEAGPPANDFWVRTPAGMAKLFKSERYNWQFHTEPVPTLRNRKLYWPRGKALGGSSAINGMVYVRGDRRDFDHWAQLGNPGWSWNEVLPYFKRSECNTRGAGPFHGVEGPLAVSDPAVRHPSLCDFITSACRTGLPLVDDFNAGEHEGAGLLQANIRRGVRHSAYGAFLAPIRQRPNLMVRTNIHVRRVLMRGREATGVEVLHEGQVRSFAAAREVIVCAGALSSPQLLMLSGIGNGEVLQRHGISTVLHAPGVGQNLQDHFSVRVQFRTTRESSYNHDLIGWRKYWQGARYLVTRGGYLAMPSSSAAAFVRSGPGVDYPDLEISFRPMTFTYRDSGQVDVDGYDAVGASVYRVRPASRGEVALRSPDPMQAPAFHPNYLGTAEDVEATLSGLRRLRAIVATEPMASRVLGELVPGPGVQTDEQWIDYMEREGHCAFHPAGTCKMGSDPLAVVDARLRVLGVERLRVVDASIMPVVTSGNTNAPTIMIGEKGADMIRADRLPARANAQALT encoded by the coding sequence GTGATCACATCGACGGATACATACGACTACATCATCGTCGGCGCCGGCTCGGCCGGTTGCGCCGTGGCCCGGCGCCTGTCCGATGACCCGCAGTTGCGCGTGCTGCTGCTGGAGGCCGGGCCGCCGGCCAACGACTTCTGGGTGCGCACGCCTGCGGGCATGGCGAAGCTGTTCAAGTCCGAGCGCTACAACTGGCAGTTCCACACCGAGCCGGTGCCGACGCTGCGCAACCGCAAGCTCTATTGGCCCCGCGGCAAGGCGCTGGGCGGCAGCAGCGCGATCAACGGCATGGTGTACGTGCGCGGCGACCGCCGCGATTTCGACCACTGGGCGCAACTCGGGAACCCGGGCTGGAGCTGGAATGAAGTGCTGCCGTACTTCAAGCGGTCGGAATGCAATACTCGCGGCGCCGGCCCCTTCCATGGTGTCGAGGGCCCGTTGGCCGTCAGCGACCCGGCCGTGCGGCATCCATCGCTTTGCGACTTCATCACGTCGGCCTGCCGGACCGGCCTGCCGCTGGTCGACGACTTCAATGCGGGTGAGCACGAAGGCGCGGGCTTGCTGCAGGCCAACATCCGCCGAGGCGTCCGCCACTCGGCATACGGCGCCTTTCTCGCGCCCATTCGCCAGCGGCCCAACCTGATGGTCCGCACCAACATTCATGTCCGGCGCGTTCTGATGCGCGGCCGCGAAGCGACCGGCGTTGAAGTGCTGCACGAGGGCCAGGTTCGCAGCTTCGCCGCGGCGCGGGAGGTGATTGTCTGTGCCGGCGCGCTGAGCTCGCCGCAGCTGCTGATGCTGTCCGGCATCGGCAATGGCGAGGTACTGCAGCGGCACGGCATCTCCACCGTGCTGCACGCGCCTGGCGTCGGCCAGAACCTGCAGGACCACTTCTCGGTCCGGGTGCAGTTCCGCACCACCCGCGAGAGCTCCTACAACCACGACCTCATCGGCTGGCGCAAATACTGGCAGGGCGCACGCTACCTGGTCACCCGGGGCGGCTATCTCGCCATGCCCTCGTCCTCGGCCGCGGCTTTCGTCCGCAGCGGCCCAGGCGTGGACTATCCGGACCTGGAGATCAGCTTCCGCCCGATGACCTTCACGTACAGGGACAGCGGCCAGGTGGACGTCGACGGCTACGATGCCGTCGGGGCCTCCGTGTACCGCGTGCGGCCGGCCTCGCGCGGCGAGGTGGCGCTGCGCTCGCCGGACCCGATGCAGGCGCCGGCATTCCATCCCAATTACCTGGGCACCGCCGAGGACGTCGAAGCCACGCTTTCGGGGCTGCGGCGCTTGCGCGCGATCGTGGCGACCGAGCCCATGGCGTCGCGGGTCCTCGGGGAACTGGTGCCAGGCCCCGGCGTGCAGACCGACGAACAGTGGATCGACTACATGGAGCGGGAGGGGCACTGCGCCTTCCATCCGGCGGGCACCTGCAAGATGGGCAGCGACCCACTGGCGGTGGTCGACGCGCGCCTGCGCGTGCTCGGGGTCGAGCGGCTGCGTGTCGTGGACGCTTCCATCATGCCGGTCGTCACCTCGGGCAACACCAACGCGCCCACCATCATGATCGGCGAGAAGGGCGCGGACATGATCCGCGCCGACCGCCTTCCGGCCCGCGCCAACGCGCAGGCCCTCACCTGA
- a CDS encoding NAD(P)-dependent oxidoreductase: MRIGYIGLGAMGSALARRLLAGHELRVWDLNPAAMSAFAQLGAMAAACAAEVARDSDIVMLCLPRSADVRQVIFGAGGLANELAAGQLVIDQTSGTPQETATIADELAVRGVAMVDAPVSGNPEVVAAGRGTIMVSGTDAACERALPVLRELAAHVLRCGSRLGDAQAMKLVNNTINAGCRLATLEAAALGRKLGLSLAAITEMLNRGAARNRTTQVMLPALAEGKAASNFALALMLKDLNQSTTLGRELGVPMPLAGLVRGLHQVGVNTLGDRAQLDQVAQLMETMASTKVAAPGGEAVPEALATVEALVAASNIALTWEAVAVARRYGLALDAIASVLAVASGSSAAAKRLLPEFVEGGDATALLQPWMAHLRGAAEEAVRAGAPLLIANAVLALAAAPALNRCQPAAS; the protein is encoded by the coding sequence ATGCGGATCGGCTACATCGGCCTGGGCGCGATGGGCAGCGCGCTTGCGCGCCGTCTGCTCGCCGGCCACGAACTGCGGGTGTGGGACCTGAATCCCGCAGCGATGTCCGCCTTCGCGCAGCTCGGCGCCATGGCGGCTGCCTGCGCGGCCGAAGTCGCGCGCGACAGCGACATCGTGATGCTCTGCCTGCCGCGCAGCGCCGACGTACGCCAGGTGATCTTCGGCGCCGGTGGGCTCGCGAACGAACTCGCCGCCGGCCAGCTGGTCATCGACCAGACCAGCGGCACGCCGCAGGAGACCGCGACCATTGCGGACGAACTCGCCGTGCGCGGCGTCGCGATGGTAGATGCACCGGTCTCCGGCAATCCGGAGGTGGTGGCCGCCGGACGCGGCACGATCATGGTGTCCGGCACGGACGCGGCCTGCGAGCGCGCGCTGCCCGTGCTGCGGGAACTGGCGGCCCATGTGCTGCGCTGCGGCTCGCGCCTGGGTGATGCGCAGGCCATGAAGCTGGTCAACAACACCATCAACGCCGGGTGCCGGCTGGCAACGCTGGAGGCGGCGGCGCTGGGCCGCAAGCTGGGGCTCTCGCTGGCCGCGATCACCGAAATGCTGAATCGCGGTGCTGCCAGGAACCGGACGACCCAGGTGATGCTGCCCGCCCTGGCCGAAGGCAAGGCCGCCAGCAATTTCGCGCTGGCCTTGATGCTGAAGGACCTTAACCAGTCCACGACGCTGGGCCGCGAACTGGGCGTGCCCATGCCGCTGGCGGGCTTGGTCCGGGGCCTACACCAGGTCGGCGTCAACACGCTCGGCGATCGGGCGCAACTCGACCAGGTTGCCCAGTTGATGGAAACGATGGCCAGCACGAAGGTCGCCGCGCCCGGCGGCGAGGCGGTCCCCGAAGCCCTGGCCACGGTCGAGGCGCTGGTCGCTGCCTCCAACATCGCGCTCACCTGGGAAGCCGTGGCTGTGGCGCGCCGCTACGGGCTGGCCCTGGATGCGATCGCCAGCGTTCTCGCGGTTGCCTCGGGCTCCAGCGCCGCGGCGAAGCGCTTGCTGCCCGAGTTCGTCGAAGGCGGTGACGCGACGGCCTTGCTGCAGCCCTGGATGGCCCACCTGCGGGGCGCCGCCGAAGAGGCGGTGCGGGCCGGAGCGCCGCTGCTGATCGCGAATGCGGTCCTCGCGCTTGCCGCCGCACCGGCTCTCAATCGATGCCAGCCAGCAGCGTCGTGA
- a CDS encoding alpha/beta fold hydrolase: protein MTAKTYVLIHGAYHGAWCWKDVASGLRALGHIVVTPTWTGLGERSHLLKFEPTLQTFIDDVAQVIRYEDLQDVVLVGHSFAGSVVSALADRMPERLRHLIYLDALVLRAGESSASRSPERAAAYRERAFTAGDGVGIPPGPPEHFGITDLQQAAWVRTKLTPHPLQTYYDRLQLQHPLGNGLPATYIACSEPYFASTVLSREIAQSMPGWRYLEIPTAHDAMLLMPRELTTLLAGID, encoded by the coding sequence ATGACAGCAAAAACCTATGTGCTGATCCATGGCGCCTACCACGGCGCCTGGTGCTGGAAAGACGTCGCGTCCGGCCTGAGGGCGCTCGGCCATATAGTGGTCACACCGACATGGACCGGTCTCGGCGAACGTTCGCACCTGCTGAAGTTCGAACCGACGCTGCAGACCTTCATTGACGACGTCGCGCAGGTGATCCGCTACGAAGACCTGCAGGATGTCGTCCTGGTCGGCCACAGCTTCGCAGGATCCGTGGTGTCGGCACTGGCGGACCGGATGCCGGAGCGCCTGCGCCACCTGATTTATCTCGACGCGCTGGTGCTTCGTGCAGGAGAGTCCTCCGCCAGCCGCTCGCCCGAACGCGCGGCCGCCTACCGTGAGCGCGCTTTCACCGCGGGGGACGGCGTGGGCATCCCGCCCGGTCCGCCCGAGCATTTCGGCATCACCGATCTGCAGCAGGCGGCCTGGGTCCGCACGAAGCTGACGCCGCATCCGCTGCAGACCTACTACGACAGGCTGCAGTTGCAGCATCCGCTGGGCAACGGGCTGCCGGCGACCTACATCGCCTGCTCTGAACCCTACTTCGCGAGCACCGTCCTTTCGCGCGAGATCGCGCAGTCGATGCCCGGATGGCGCTATCTGGAGATTCCCACCGCCCACGACGCGATGCTGCTGATGCCGCGCGAACTCACGACGCTGCTGGCTGGCATCGATTGA
- a CDS encoding carboxymuconolactone decarboxylase family protein: MQPTSTTDSARVYKNVPQLARIREEVLLGDVWKQPELSYRDRILVTCSVLAAGGKVDELKVWMRRGVEAGITLDELRGLVVQVTFYAGWPAGLAAGKAALDLFEADQK, translated from the coding sequence ATGCAACCCACCTCTACAACCGATTCCGCCCGCGTCTACAAGAACGTGCCGCAACTCGCCCGCATTCGCGAGGAGGTGCTGTTGGGCGACGTATGGAAACAGCCTGAGTTGTCTTACCGCGACCGGATCCTGGTCACTTGCAGCGTGCTCGCCGCCGGCGGCAAGGTGGACGAACTCAAGGTGTGGATGCGTCGCGGGGTCGAAGCCGGCATCACGTTGGACGAGCTTCGCGGCCTGGTCGTGCAGGTCACCTTCTACGCAGGGTGGCCCGCGGGACTAGCCGCCGGGAAGGCGGCGCTGGATCTGTTCGAAGCCGATCAGAAGTAA
- a CDS encoding NAD(P)-dependent oxidoreductase: MQIGYIGLGAMGSALAGRFLPTHQLVVWDLNGAAVAAFGKHGAKAAPSAAELARQCDVVLLCLPRSADVRQVIFGAGGLAEGLAPGKLVIDQTSGVPGETREIARQLAERGVAMIDAPVSGGVAGAAGGTISIMASGSDADYDRALPALTAISPNVFRCGSRVGDGQAMKLVNNVLSAGCRLATLEVVAMGRKMGLSLAAITDVVNKGSGRNRTSKLMLQKMVDGTPSASSFAMSLMLKDMNQAVALGMEAGAPTPITNVVRGLLQIGVSQLGDQAQLEEVLGLIEGMARTRIADEHKDAPPPAAAADAKEMRVGYVGLGAMGGALTRRLMLSRKMRVYDARPEVVRAFEAEGAIAAPDLPTLARECDVIFVCVPTSAIVREVVFGKGGLAEGLAPGKVIVDQTTGDPTVTREIAAGLEKLGVPLVDAPVSGGPRGAVAGTIAIICGGPAEPFAKVRPILAGISPNVVYCGQTGNGHVAKLIQNTVASCNRLLTYEAAALGVKYGLTLADMATVINKSTGWSGASERILPTLSEGKATADFQLALMAKDLRLAARMAIDCGAPMLIANAVRSYFEAGANEFGGTANLDDMRHVVEAMAGIEFKGA; this comes from the coding sequence ATGCAGATCGGCTACATCGGCCTTGGCGCCATGGGCAGCGCGCTGGCGGGAAGGTTCCTGCCCACGCACCAGCTCGTCGTCTGGGACCTCAACGGCGCGGCCGTCGCCGCTTTCGGGAAACATGGCGCCAAGGCGGCGCCCAGCGCCGCGGAACTCGCGCGCCAGTGCGACGTCGTCCTGCTGTGCCTGCCGCGCAGCGCCGACGTGCGCCAGGTGATCTTCGGCGCCGGCGGCCTGGCGGAAGGACTTGCGCCGGGCAAGCTGGTCATCGACCAGACCAGCGGCGTCCCCGGCGAGACGCGCGAGATCGCGCGCCAGCTGGCGGAGCGCGGCGTCGCGATGATCGATGCGCCGGTGTCCGGCGGCGTCGCCGGCGCTGCCGGCGGCACCATCAGCATCATGGCTTCCGGCTCCGACGCCGACTATGACCGCGCCCTGCCGGCGCTCACCGCGATCAGCCCCAACGTGTTCCGCTGCGGCAGCCGCGTCGGCGACGGCCAGGCGATGAAGCTGGTGAACAACGTGCTGAGCGCGGGCTGCCGCCTCGCGACGCTGGAAGTGGTGGCGATGGGCCGCAAGATGGGCCTCTCCCTCGCCGCGATCACCGACGTGGTCAACAAGGGGTCGGGCCGCAACCGCACCTCCAAGCTGATGCTGCAGAAGATGGTGGACGGCACCCCCTCCGCCTCCAGTTTCGCCATGTCGCTGATGCTCAAAGACATGAACCAGGCCGTCGCGCTGGGCATGGAAGCCGGGGCGCCGACGCCGATCACGAACGTCGTGCGCGGGCTACTGCAGATCGGCGTCAGCCAGCTGGGCGACCAGGCGCAGCTGGAAGAGGTGCTGGGCCTGATCGAAGGCATGGCGCGCACGCGCATTGCCGACGAGCACAAGGACGCGCCGCCGCCGGCGGCGGCTGCCGACGCCAAGGAGATGCGCGTGGGCTACGTGGGCCTGGGCGCCATGGGCGGTGCACTCACGCGCCGCCTGATGCTCTCCCGCAAGATGCGCGTGTACGACGCGCGGCCCGAGGTCGTGCGGGCCTTCGAGGCGGAAGGCGCGATTGCGGCGCCCGACCTGCCGACGCTGGCCCGCGAATGCGACGTGATCTTCGTCTGCGTCCCCACTTCGGCCATCGTGCGCGAGGTGGTATTCGGCAAGGGCGGCCTGGCCGAAGGCCTGGCGCCGGGCAAGGTCATCGTGGACCAGACCACGGGCGACCCGACCGTCACGCGCGAGATCGCCGCGGGCCTGGAGAAGCTGGGCGTACCGCTGGTCGATGCGCCGGTGTCGGGCGGCCCGCGCGGCGCGGTGGCCGGCACGATCGCCATCATTTGCGGCGGCCCGGCGGAGCCGTTCGCCAAGGTGCGTCCCATCCTCGCAGGCATCAGCCCCAACGTTGTGTACTGCGGCCAGACGGGCAATGGCCACGTCGCCAAGCTGATCCAGAACACCGTGGCTTCCTGCAACCGCCTGCTGACCTACGAAGCAGCGGCGCTGGGCGTGAAATACGGCCTGACCCTGGCCGATATGGCGACCGTAATCAACAAGAGCACCGGCTGGAGCGGCGCCTCCGAGCGCATCCTGCCCACGTTGTCCGAAGGCAAGGCCACGGCGGACTTCCAGCTGGCGCTCATGGCCAAGGACCTGCGGCTGGCAGCGCGGATGGCCATCGACTGCGGCGCGCCCATGCTGATCGCGAATGCCGTGCGCAGCTACTTCGAGGCCGGCGCCAACGAGTTCGGCGGCACGGCCAACCTGGACGACATGAGGCACGTGGTGGAAGCCATGGCTGGCATCGAGTTCAAGGGCGCTTGA
- a CDS encoding amidohydrolase family protein, whose translation MVAPGQAVVFGATQRPDEDWLARAAPEEALEPALPIVDPHVHFWHHKSGYKYFVEEFARDIAASGHNVEASLFVECNAMYRAHGPEHLKSVGETEFAVGQAAMAASGKYTNCRAAAGIVAFADLAQGVRTRKALQAHLEAANGRLRGIRQRAKWDPDPVVRGPVSADRPYLYLDPEFSEGVALLASMGLALDASVFHPQLPDVAALARAHPDARIVVIHSGSPVGHSSYAGKDAEVHATWLAGMKELAQCPNVSIKMGGLLMCLGNFDFTAAEAPPTSEQLAALWRPYIEPCIELFGANRCMVSSNYPVDKAGVPYGTLWNMFKRITAGCSADEKRMLFAGTAKRVYRLD comes from the coding sequence ATGGTTGCGCCCGGCCAAGCCGTCGTATTCGGCGCCACGCAGCGTCCCGACGAAGACTGGCTGGCTCGGGCCGCGCCCGAAGAGGCGCTGGAGCCCGCGCTGCCCATCGTCGATCCGCACGTGCACTTCTGGCACCACAAGAGCGGCTACAAATACTTCGTGGAGGAGTTCGCGCGCGACATCGCCGCCAGCGGCCATAACGTCGAAGCGAGCCTTTTCGTCGAGTGCAATGCCATGTACCGCGCGCACGGCCCCGAACACCTGAAGTCGGTGGGTGAAACCGAGTTCGCGGTGGGACAGGCGGCGATGGCGGCCAGCGGCAAGTACACGAATTGCCGCGCGGCTGCCGGCATCGTCGCCTTTGCCGACCTGGCGCAGGGCGTTCGTACCCGCAAGGCGCTGCAAGCGCATCTGGAAGCCGCCAACGGCCGGCTGCGCGGCATCCGCCAGCGTGCCAAGTGGGACCCGGACCCGGTGGTGCGGGGCCCCGTCAGTGCGGATCGCCCGTACCTGTACCTCGACCCGGAGTTCAGCGAGGGCGTCGCCCTGCTCGCCTCCATGGGCCTGGCCCTCGACGCCAGCGTCTTCCACCCGCAGCTGCCCGACGTCGCCGCGCTGGCGCGCGCGCATCCGGATGCGCGGATCGTCGTGATCCACTCCGGCAGCCCGGTAGGCCACTCCTCCTATGCCGGGAAGGACGCCGAGGTGCACGCCACCTGGCTGGCCGGCATGAAGGAACTGGCGCAATGCCCGAACGTCTCCATCAAGATGGGCGGGCTGCTGATGTGCCTGGGCAACTTCGACTTCACGGCGGCCGAAGCGCCGCCGACATCGGAGCAGCTCGCCGCCCTGTGGCGGCCCTACATCGAGCCGTGCATCGAGCTGTTCGGCGCCAACCGCTGCATGGTGTCTTCCAACTATCCCGTGGACAAGGCGGGCGTGCCCTACGGCACGCTTTGGAACATGTTCAAGCGGATCACGGCGGGCTGCTCGGCCGACGAAAAGCGGATGCTGTTCGCCGGCACCGCGAAGCGGGTGTACCGGCTGGATTGA